In Desulfuromonas sp., a genomic segment contains:
- a CDS encoding ferritin — MESEKTIQDAIYHSMLTEKDAMDFYRTASQYVRNPDARKTLELLAQEEREHAEWFHRICNGVDLEEFLELIDSGPNENSDWLIKLKEINLENGELEVLEIAMRQEKELEKELARIAAETSDEDVRRIYQANIESTREHFKMIAEEYNRLKELLFS; from the coding sequence ATGGAATCTGAAAAGACTATTCAAGACGCGATTTACCATTCGATGCTGACCGAAAAGGACGCAATGGATTTCTACCGGACGGCTTCGCAGTATGTCCGCAATCCCGACGCCCGCAAAACTCTCGAGTTGCTGGCCCAGGAAGAGCGGGAGCACGCAGAGTGGTTTCACCGTATCTGCAATGGTGTTGACCTCGAAGAATTTCTTGAATTAATTGATAGTGGCCCGAATGAGAATTCCGACTGGCTGATCAAACTCAAGGAGATCAACCTTGAAAACGGCGAACTCGAGGTTCTGGAAATTGCCATGCGCCAGGAAAAGGAACTCGAAAAGGAATTGGCCCGAATCGCCGCTGAAACCAGCGATGAAGATGTTCGCAGGATCTACCAGGCGAATATTGAATCAACCCGGGAACATTTTAAAATGATCGCTGAAGAATATAATCGACTGAAAGAGC